The following proteins come from a genomic window of Salvia hispanica cultivar TCC Black 2014 chromosome 4, UniMelb_Shisp_WGS_1.0, whole genome shotgun sequence:
- the LOC125218405 gene encoding granule-bound starch synthase 2, chloroplastic/amyloplastic-like, which translates to MASIKSFPTGLEGSTLANRHRPLISVLAYRPRKVGGIADCNSPVDLLSRRRSLGRQRVKAASAEDEAEDSLQATIEKSKKVLAIQKDLLQQIAERKKLVSSIKNTLIGSEGGEQPYKESKVTISSDEASAESEENGNDLPVNRVPFDASPTKQPKADSSWGVQSKEVPKMPWQSSAPPIPQPSSSNSFYNESKYSAEVITSSTNTYTEEDSDGKSKDTTIKTSIILEKSSRKEEEQHEDARESNPENGNVKAEDPTNEDANPPPLAGANVMNVIIVAAECAPWVKTGGLGDVAGSLPKALARRGHRVMVVVPRYGDYVEAQDSGVRKRYQVDGQDFEVNYFHAYIDCVDFVFIDSPLFRNIGNNIYGGNRTDILKRMVLFCKAAVEVPWHVPCGGVCYGDGNLAFIANDWHTALLPVYLKAYYRDNGLMQYARSVVVIHNIAHQGRGPVDDFNIVDLPPHYLDVFKLYDPVGGEHFNIFAAGLKTADRIVTVSHGYAWELKTSEGGWGLHQIINENDWKLRGIVNGIDTKEWSPEVDVHLKSDGYVNYSVDTLQIGKSQCKAALQKELGLPVREDVLVIGFIGRLDNQKGVDLIAEAVPWMMGQDVQLVMLGTGRHDLEELLRKFEREHYDKVRGWVGFSVKTAHRITAGADILLMPSRFEPCGLNQLYAMRYGTIPVVHAVGGLKDTVQPFNPFEESGLGWTFSRAEKDELIHALGNCFLTYHEYKESWEGLQKRGMLRDLSWDNAAQNYEEVLVTAKYQW; encoded by the exons ATGGCGTCGATAAAATCCTTCCCCACGGGATTGGAGGGTTCCACACTCGCGAATCGTCATCGCCCATTGATTTCTGTACTAGCCTACAGGCCGAGGAAAGTTGGGGGAATTGCGGATTGCAATTCGCCGGTGGATCTTCTCAGCAGACGGCGGAGTTTGGGCAGACAGCGTGTAAAGGCTGCTTCGGCGGAGGATGAGGCGGAGGACAGTTTGCAGGCCACGATTGAGAAGAGCAAAAAGGTTCTCGCTATACAAAAAGACCTTTTACAACag ATTGCTGAAAGGAAGAAATTGGTTTCATCGATCAAAAATACCTTAATCGGGTCTGAAGGTGGCGAACAGCCTTATAAGGAGAGTAAGGTCACTATTTCCAGTGACGAAGCTTCGGCTGAAAGTGAAG aaaatggaaatgaccTTCCTGTTAATCGAGTTCCATTCGATGCTAGTCCCACAAAGCAGCCGAAAGCTGATAGCTCTTGGGGTGTCCAATCTAAGGAAGTGCCAAAAATGCCATGGCAATCCTCTGCACCGCCTATACCACAGCCTTCGTCAAGTAATAGTTTTTACAATGAGTCAAAATATAGTGCTGAGGTGATAACGTCTAGTACAAATACCTATACTGAAGAAGATTCAGATGGAAAGTCCAAGGATACTACAATAAAGACATCGATCATacttgaaaaatcatcaagGAAGGAAGAGGAGCAACATGAAGATGCAAGAGAATCAAACCCCGAGAATGGAAATGTTAAAGCTGAAGATCCCACGAACGAAGATGCTAACCCCCCTCCACTGGCTGGGGCCAATGTAATGAATGTGATCATTGTTGCTGCTGAATGTGCACCTTGGGTCAAGACTG GTGGGCTTGGAGATGTTGCTGGATCTTTACCTAAGGCTTTGGCTAGGCGTGGGCACAGAGTCATG GTTGTTGTACCTCGCTATGGTGATTATGTTGAAGCTCAAGATTCAGGTGTTAGGAAGAGATATCAAGTAGATGGTCAA GATTTTGAAGTTAATTACTTCCATGCCTACATCGATTGTGTCGATTTCGTATTTATTGATAGCCCTCTCTTTCGGAATATTGGGAACAATATATATGGAGGAAATCGTACG GATATTCTGAAGCGCATGGTGTTGTTCTGCAAAGCAGCTGTCGAG GTGCCTTGGCATGTTCCCTGCGGTGGAGTTTGCTATGGAGATGGAAATTTGGCATTCATTGCAAACGATTGGCACACTGCCTTGCTGCCCGTCTACCTTAAGGCATACTATAGGGACAATGGCTTAATGCAATATGCGAGATCTGTCGTCGTGATTCATAACATAGCTCATCAG GGTCGTGGTCCTGTCGATGATTTCAACATCGTGGATCTTCCACCTCACTATCTCGACGTATTCAAATTGTACGATCCAGTTGGAGGAGAACACTTCAATATCTTTGCTGCAGGTCTTAAAACTGCTGATCGTATTGTTACAGTTAGTCACGGATACGCTTGGGAGCTAAAAACTTCTGAAGGTGGCTGGGGTCTACACCAAATTATTAATGAGAACGACTGGAAGCTACGTGGAATAGTGAACGGGATTGATACAAAAGAATGGAGCCCTGAGGTGGACGTTCACCTGAAGTCTGACGGGTATGTTAATTACTCCGTCGACACCTTGCAAATAGGTAAATCTCAGTGCAAAGCAGCACTGCAAAAGGAGCTAGGACTGCCCGTACGTGAAGATGTTCTAGTGATTGGCTTCATCGGGAGGCTCGATAATCAAAAAGGCGTTGATCTGATAGCTGAAGCAGTGCCATGGATGATGGGACAGGACGTGCAGCTGGTGATGCTGGGCACGGGTAGGCACGATCTCGAGGAGCTGCTGAGGAAGTTCGAGAGAGAGCACTACGACAAGGTGAGAGGATGGGTTGGCTTCTCTGTGAAGACGGCTCACAGAATAACTGCTGGTGCGGATATACTCCTGATGCCGTCGAGGTTCGAGCCATGTGGTCTGAATCAGCTCTATGCAATGCGTTATGGAACGATCCCGGTCGTGCATGCTGTGGGCGGGCTAAAGGACACCGTGCAGCCCTTCAACCCGTTTGAGGAATCAGGGCTTGGATGGACATTCTCCCGAGCAGAGAAAGACGAGCTGATACACGCTCTGGGGAACTGTTTCTTGACATATCACGAGTACAAAGAGAGCTGGGAGGGGCTGCAGAAACGCGGTATGTTGAGAGATCTGAGCTGGGACAATGCGGCACAGAACTACGAGGAAGTTCTTGTTACGGCCAAGTATCAATGGTGA